Proteins encoded together in one Thermomonospora curvata DSM 43183 window:
- the mraY gene encoding phospho-N-acetylmuramoyl-pentapeptide-transferase — protein MRNIILAAAFSLFIGMVGTPLWIRIVRRLGYGQMIREEGPSAHYDKRGTPTMGGTVFIVGSLVGYAAAHVFTRTPPTVSGLLVLMLMAGLGLVGFVDDYIKVFKQRSLGLRSGAKMIGIILVGVVFAVASLNFPNGYDVTPATDQLSFLRDFGPSIGPYLFVLWALFLIAAVSNGVNLTDGLDGLAAGPAAMVLAAYVIIGNWQLRNSCFNDALAPNCYSVRDPLDLAVVAAAVLGGVFGFLWWNAPPAKVFMGDTGSLALGGVLVGLAILTRTQFLLAILAGLIVMITLSVMIQVGVFRVTQKLTGTGKRVFKMAPLQHHFELSGWAETTIVVRFWLMSALFVAIGVGLFYLEWMPKG, from the coding sequence GTGAGGAACATCATCCTGGCCGCGGCGTTCTCACTGTTCATCGGCATGGTGGGAACTCCGCTGTGGATCCGCATCGTGCGCCGCCTCGGTTATGGGCAGATGATCCGCGAAGAGGGGCCGTCGGCCCACTACGACAAGCGCGGCACCCCCACCATGGGCGGCACGGTCTTCATCGTCGGCTCGCTGGTCGGCTACGCCGCCGCGCACGTCTTCACGCGGACCCCGCCCACGGTGTCGGGGCTGCTGGTGCTGATGCTGATGGCCGGGCTGGGCCTGGTCGGCTTCGTCGACGACTACATCAAGGTGTTCAAGCAGCGCAGCCTGGGCCTGCGCAGCGGCGCCAAGATGATCGGCATCATCCTGGTCGGGGTGGTCTTCGCCGTCGCCTCGCTGAACTTCCCCAACGGCTATGACGTCACCCCGGCCACCGACCAGCTGTCGTTCCTGCGCGACTTCGGCCCCTCCATCGGGCCCTACCTGTTCGTGCTGTGGGCGCTGTTTTTGATCGCCGCGGTCTCCAACGGGGTCAACCTGACCGACGGCCTGGACGGCCTGGCCGCCGGCCCGGCCGCCATGGTGCTGGCCGCCTACGTGATCATCGGTAACTGGCAGCTGCGCAACAGCTGCTTCAACGACGCGCTGGCGCCCAACTGCTACAGCGTGCGCGACCCGCTGGATCTGGCGGTGGTGGCCGCTGCGGTGCTCGGCGGTGTGTTCGGCTTCCTGTGGTGGAACGCCCCGCCCGCCAAGGTCTTCATGGGCGACACCGGCTCGCTGGCCCTGGGCGGCGTGCTGGTGGGCCTGGCCATCTTGACCCGCACCCAGTTCCTGCTGGCGATCCTGGCCGGCCTGATCGTGATGATCACCCTGTCGGTGATGATCCAGGTCGGGGTGTTCCGGGTCACCCAGAAGCTGACCGGCACCGGGAAACGGGTGTTCAAGATGGCCCCGCTGCAGCACCACTTCGAGCTGTCGGGGTGGGCCGAGACCACCATCGTCGTGCGATTCTGGCTGATGTCGGCGCTGTTCGTGGCGATCGGCGTCGGGTTGTTCTACCTGGAATGGATGCCCAAGGGGTGA
- a CDS encoding UDP-N-acetylmuramoyl-tripeptide--D-alanyl-D-alanine ligase, which translates to MIPLALSQIALLSGGKATPGAEDALVTGPVVIDSRAVVPGALFVALRGERADGHDFAAAAVAAGAAGVLAQRPLDDPALPAVIVDDAVAALGRLAGGVLARLPQVTVVGVTGSAGKTSTKDLIAQVLRRHGPTVAAEGSFNNEIGHPLTVLRADEQTRHLVLEMGARGIGHVAYLCRVAPPRIGVVLNVGSAHLGEFGDREAIARAKGELVEALPADGAAVLNADDPLVRAMAARTAAEVLTFGRAADADVRAADETLDARGRPRFTLVTPRGSAPVELRLHGRHAVGNALAAAAVALRAGMAVEAIARALSQAAPLSRWRMEVTERPDGVTVVNDAYNANPESMRAALEAVAHMARAAGGRAFAALGEMAELGARSVAEHEKIGQHVARNGYAGLVAVGEAAAPLLDGARQAGSWTGECVQVDDVGAAVTALSERLRPRDVVLVKGSRVAGMERVAQGLLASAGERKADGGAAR; encoded by the coding sequence GTGATCCCACTTGCGCTGTCGCAGATCGCGCTGCTTTCCGGCGGAAAGGCGACGCCGGGCGCCGAGGACGCCCTGGTGACCGGCCCGGTCGTCATCGATTCGAGGGCCGTCGTCCCCGGCGCGCTGTTCGTGGCGCTGCGCGGCGAGCGCGCCGACGGGCACGACTTCGCCGCCGCCGCGGTGGCCGCCGGCGCCGCCGGGGTGCTGGCCCAGCGTCCCCTGGACGACCCGGCGCTGCCCGCGGTGATCGTGGACGATGCGGTGGCCGCCCTCGGCCGGCTGGCCGGCGGGGTGCTGGCGCGCCTGCCGCAGGTCACCGTGGTCGGGGTCACCGGGTCGGCGGGCAAGACCTCCACCAAGGACCTGATCGCCCAGGTGCTGCGGCGGCACGGGCCCACCGTCGCCGCCGAGGGCTCGTTCAACAACGAGATCGGGCATCCGCTGACGGTGCTGCGCGCCGACGAGCAGACCCGGCACCTGGTGCTGGAGATGGGCGCCCGGGGCATCGGGCACGTGGCCTACCTGTGCCGGGTGGCGCCGCCGCGCATCGGCGTGGTGCTGAACGTCGGCAGCGCCCACCTGGGGGAGTTCGGCGACCGGGAGGCCATCGCCCGGGCCAAGGGCGAGCTGGTGGAGGCCCTGCCGGCCGACGGCGCCGCCGTGCTGAACGCCGACGACCCCCTGGTGCGGGCGATGGCCGCCCGCACCGCCGCCGAGGTCCTCACCTTCGGCCGGGCCGCCGACGCCGATGTGCGCGCCGCCGACGAGACGCTGGATGCGCGGGGCCGGCCGCGTTTCACCCTGGTCACCCCCCGCGGCTCGGCACCGGTGGAGCTGCGGCTGCACGGCCGGCACGCGGTCGGCAACGCGCTGGCCGCCGCCGCGGTGGCGCTGCGGGCCGGGATGGCGGTGGAGGCGATCGCCCGGGCGCTCTCCCAGGCCGCCCCACTCAGCCGCTGGCGGATGGAGGTCACCGAACGGCCCGATGGGGTCACGGTGGTCAACGACGCCTACAACGCCAACCCCGAGTCGATGCGCGCCGCGCTGGAGGCGGTCGCGCACATGGCGCGGGCCGCCGGCGGCCGCGCTTTCGCCGCCTTGGGCGAAATGGCGGAACTCGGCGCCCGTTCTGTGGCGGAACACGAGAAGATCGGGCAGCATGTCGCGCGCAACGGATACGCCGGACTGGTCGCCGTGGGCGAGGCGGCGGCTCCGCTGCTCGACGGGGCCAGGCAGGCGGGGTCATGGACGGGAGAGTGCGTACAGGTGGATGACGTCGGCGCGGCGGTGACCGCGCTCAGCGAGCGGCTGCGTCCGCGGGACGTCGTGCTGGTGAAGGGCTCCCGTGTCGCGGGGATGGAACGGGTCGCCCAGGGGCTGCTGGCGTCCGCCGGCGAGCGCAAGGCCGATGGAGGTGCCGCCCGGTGA